The following proteins are encoded in a genomic region of Fusarium keratoplasticum isolate Fu6.1 chromosome 9, whole genome shotgun sequence:
- a CDS encoding PKS-ER domain-containing protein has protein sequence MSLPTTFKAATVAGKGENHITSERSLSPLKSGEVAIKITATAINPVDWKIRDYGVFVQEWPTVLGSDAAGEVVALGPDTSRVSVGDRVFFQGILGNIESTTFQQYCKMPEALLAKTPSSISDEQAAGIQLTTIAAVTAFYDKSGRGLPAPWDKGGDSVGKGKAVVILGGSSSVGQYAVQLARLSGFERIVTNASPAHHEHLTTLGAHAVLDRTNTSLEDYVSTIGDYPLEFVFDTIGARVTQKLGVKILQSLKVEGSRVATVSQADSEAKELGETKEPKVVVQGVMGFGSAPHLRYLSEPLSEHLGGEEGWIAKGLFTPNRVTVVPGGLDNIEEALAKNKRGVSGEKVVIRPWDKSE, from the coding sequence ATGTCTCTACCGACCACCTTCAAGGCTGCCACTGTGGCTGGCAAGGGAGAGAACCACATCACATCAGAACGATCCCTGTCACCGCTCAAGTCGGGCGAGGTCGCCATCAAGATCACAGCGACCGCAATTAACCCCGTCGATTGGAAGATCCGCGACTACGGCGTCTTTGTCCAAGAATGGCCCACCGTTCTAGGTTCTGATGCCGCTGGCGAGGTTGTCGCTCTTGGTCCAGACACATCCCGTGTGTCGGTCGGCGATCGCGTGTTTTTCCAGGGAATTCTTGGCAACATTGAGTCGACGACTTTTCAGCAGTATTGCAAGATGCCCGAGGCTTTGCTAGCCAAGACTCCAAGCAGCATTTCGGATGAGCAGGCTGCTGGTATTCAGTTGACCACGATCGCCGCTGTTACAGCATTTTACGATAAATCAGGCCGAGGACTGCCAGCGCCATGGGACAAGGGTGGTGATTCTgtcggcaagggcaaggccgtCGTTATTCTTGGCGGCAGCTCTTCAGTTGGACAATATGCTGTTCAACTGGCCCGTCTATCAGGCTTCGAGCGTATCGTTACAAACGCCAGCCCCGCACACCACGAACACCTCACTACCCTTGGCGCCCACGCAGTTCTGGATCGCACAAACACCTCTCTTGAAGACTACGTCAGCACCATCGGCGACTATCCTCTAGAGTTCGTTTTCGATACAATCGGCGCCCGAGTGACGCAAAAGCTAGGAGTCAAGATTCTCCAGTCCCTAAAGGTCGAGGGCAGCAGAGTCGCCACTGTTAGCCAAGCAGACAGCGAGGCAAAGGAACTAggcgagaccaaggagcccaaggtTGTCGTGCAGGGTGTCATGGGCTTTGGAAGTGCACCTCATCTGAGATATCTAAGTGAGCCTCTTTCTGAGCaccttggtggtgaagagggaTGGATTGCAAAGGGTCTGTTTACTCCAAACCGTGTGACGGTTGTTCCTGGTGGTTTGGATAATATTGAGGAGGCTCTTGCAAAGAACAAGCGGGGTGTTTCTGGCGAAAAGGTCGTTATTCGACCATGGGACAAGTCTGAATAG
- a CDS encoding N-acetyltransferase domain-containing protein: protein MSSLKLIRVSSIEELDQLIDLACEIWIDDPIFSCVVPGRRERPDQYRQVWQLLLRGEYSSPGAVVMVACDGSSSDIVDAVGFAVWHRHGSSDTARSWQGDTLNKKLIRLGLLLQWMYHFALGRSPEAVSTSHAKEIMTETRNAERLYPDERWRLAFISVSPNHQRRGIGRKLVQWGLDRSEEEGVAAVLEASDAGKGLYEKMGFVEVGRMPFDEGKKEEPVMIRETRESKKVV, encoded by the exons ATGAGCTCTCTCAAACTCATCAGAGTCAGTTCtatcgaggagcttgatcAACTCATCGATCTCGCATGCGAGATATGGATCGACGATCCCATCTTTTCATGCGTCGTCCCTGGCCGTCGAGAGCGACCTGATCAATATCGACAAGTTTggcaacttcttcttcgagGTGAATATTCATCACCTGGCGCTGTTGTCATGGTTGCTTGTGACGGCTCGAGTAGCGATATTGTCGATGCTGTAGGATTTGCTGTTTGGCATCGTCACGGTTCAAGCGACACGGCTAGGAGCTGGCAAGGCGATACTCTCAATAAGA AGCTTATCAGGCTCGGGCTATTGCTTCAGTGGATGTACCACTTTGCTCTTGGCCGGTCACCCGAAGCGGTCTCGACCAGCCATGCCAAAGAAATCATGACCGAGACTCGCAACGCTGAGCGGCTCTACCCGGATGAGCGATGGCGTCTTGCCTTCATCAGCGTGTCTCCGAATCATCAACGGAGAGGCATTGGCCGGAAGCTGGTTCAATGGGGCCTTGACcgcagcgaggaggagggtgttgCCGCGGTGCTTGAGGCCAGTGATGCGGGCAAGGGTTTGTATGAGAAGATGGGATTTGTAGAGGTAGGGAGGATGCCGTTTGAtgaaggaaaaaaagaagagccTGTCATGATTCGGGAGACGCGTGAGTCTAAGAAGGTGGTCTAA
- a CDS encoding Stress-response A/B barrel domain-containing protein yields the protein MSQPIFRVTLFKIPREEDQQKVLDIYNSMPPKVIRDGKPYVRLVTVGRPKPDQRAQGFTVAAVSRFDNSDDMAYYDNECPCHAELKTFAKSVHEGLVMVYFDNELLSI from the exons ATGAGCCAACCAATTTTTCGGGTTACTTTGTTCAAGATCCCTCGCGAGGAGGATCAGCAAAAGGTGCTGGACATATATAACAGCATGCCCCCAAAGGTCATCAGG GATGGAAAGCCCTATGTTCGACTGGTAACTGTCGGCAGACCCAAACCCGACCAGCGGGCCCAAGGATTCACCGTGGCGGCTGTCTCTCGCTTTGACAACTCGGACGACATGGCGTATTACGATAATGAGTGCCCATGCCACGCTGAGCTCAAGACATTTGCTAAGAGCGTGCATGAagggttggtgatggtttATTTTGACAATGAGTTACTATCGATCTAG